A segment of the Trifolium pratense cultivar HEN17-A07 linkage group LG7, ARS_RC_1.1, whole genome shotgun sequence genome:
TCACTTAtcacatctctctctctctctcaatacTCACTGCCACGTCATCTTCGCCGCCATGAACGGCGGTGGAGGTAACTTCCCTCCGTCGCAATCAAACGGCGGCGATTTCCTTCTCTCTCTTCTCCAAAAACCTCGTCCTCCCCAACCGTCATCCACTCCGTCTCAACAATCTCTCACCATAGATCCTGCTGTCGCCATGATGGGTCCCACAATCCCCTTCTCTACATCACAATATCCATCCAACGGTCACGATCATCTCAATCTTCATccccttcatcatcatcttcatcagaaTCAGAATCTTCCACCATGGTCCCACacaccttcttcttcttcttaccCGCAAAACACATTCGGGTTACTCCATAACCCGTTTTCACTTCCTCGGTTACCCGAAACCCATttcacaaccaccaccaccaacaacaacaccacTCCACTTCACTTCTCTAACGGTGTTTCCCTCGCCGACAATCTACGAAGATTAGGGTTTCCAATTGAAACTAACAACAATAACAGTTTCATTCACCATCAgcaacagcagcaacaacagGAATTGAAGTTACAGTTTGGATCTTTACCAACAGTTTCTTATGCTAATACTTCCTCTGAAGTTTCTTCCAATGGAAGCTTCAATGGTTTTGATAGGAATTTTAGGTCAACTGAACAAATTAGGGTTCCACCTGGATTTGGGAACAATACAAGGGGAACAGGTTATTGGAGTTCAGAGGTTGGTGATGGTGAATTGTATAGTAAGAGGGAGAATGTGAGATTAGGGTTTGGTGAAAGGAGTGATATTAGAAGCAATGTGGGTCATGAATTGAGGCTTCCTGATCAGCTTGATAATCCTGGTCCACCTTCTGGGAGTGAACTTCATTCTGattatgttgatgttgatgcTATTGGTGAACAGATAGCTGATTCGTTGTTGCTTGGGGATGAGCTTGATGATAAGAATAGTAGCAGCGCTAAGAAACGACATGGTCCTAAGGAGAAGGTTAATGCTTTAAATATTTGCTGATATATAAGGATTTCGTATTGAATTGTACAATTTTACCGTTATTTGTTGATTTTGTCAATGTCAATAGGGAGGGTTTAGTTCTTTGATTTAAATTTCTTTGGGGAACTGTTTGTGAAAAAATCTAGGTTGTTGATTAGATTTTTTAGTTAGATGTCAATTATTATCAATTTATGAGGTTAATTTAACTATCTTAGTATAACATGGAGTAAATTATGATGAAATGGCATCTTTAAGTATGACGGTTACTTACAGCATTTATTATCAGGATGCTAGATTTTCAGACGCAAGAGGAAAGCAGTTGCTAAGTCAACGGGCAAGAACGTTTAAAAGACAAATGATGTGCCGTAGGGATATAGATAG
Coding sequences within it:
- the LOC123895699 gene encoding UTP:RNA uridylyltransferase 1, with protein sequence MNGGGGNFPPSQSNGGDFLLSLLQKPRPPQPSSTPSQQSLTIDPAVAMMGPTIPFSTSQYPSNGHDHLNLHPLHHHLHQNQNLPPWSHTPSSSSYPQNTFGLLHNPFSLPRLPETHFTTTTTNNNTTPLHFSNGVSLADNLRRLGFPIETNNNNSFIHHQQQQQQQELKLQFGSLPTVSYANTSSEVSSNGSFNGFDRNFRSTEQIRVPPGFGNNTRGTGYWSSEVGDGELYSKRENVRLGFGERSDIRSNVGHELRLPDQLDNPGPPSGSELHSDYVDVDAIGEQIADSLLLGDELDDKNSSSAKKRHGPKEKDARFSDARGKQLLSQRARTFKRQMMCRRDIDSLSVPFLSLYESLIPPEEEKLKQKQLLGLLEKLVCKEWPMARLYLYGSCANSFGVSKSDIDVCLAIQEADMDKSKIIMKLADILQSDNLQNVQALTRARVPIVKLMDPVTGISCDICINNLLAVVNTKLLRDYANIDARLRQLAFIIKHWAKSRGVNETYHGTLSSYAYVLMCIHFLQQRRPAILPCLQGMEPTYSVTVDNVDCAFFDKVEKLGHFGRHNKETIAHLVWGFFYYWAYCHDYANSVISVRTGSTISKCDKDWTRRVGNDRHLICIEDPFEISHDLGRVVDKHSIKVLREEFERAADIMQYDPNPCVKLFEPYVRSS